In Pseudomonas fluorescens NCIMB 11764, a single window of DNA contains:
- a CDS encoding FecR family protein, with protein sequence MTDSPFSQADYDVVTDAAAHWCMRLHASDCTAEERQAFEQWRDAHPLHAFEYEAMLEIWEVAEDLPRLETVVPITRAKRATPWRTVGIAAAVCALALPLAAYSGWNLGLLPNSYQHFEASNAIRQVTLSDGSQVELNLGTELTFSNYKDQRRVSLDKGEAFFSVSHDASHPFVVKAADGRIRVTGTKFNVWMYEDQVRVNLIEGSVLVSSNDDLPGDGLRLEPSMQARYKHGDFTPQISQTYANDTSLAWRHGKLVLDDLALSEALPLINRYLENPVMVADNSTGAIRLGGIYNIKELHNLVATLPRVLPVYLTRNKEGNPVLNSIPQQPPKS encoded by the coding sequence ATGACCGACAGCCCTTTCTCACAAGCCGACTATGACGTTGTCACCGATGCCGCTGCGCATTGGTGCATGCGTCTGCACGCCAGCGACTGCACGGCCGAGGAGCGTCAAGCCTTCGAGCAGTGGCGCGATGCTCATCCGCTGCATGCGTTCGAATACGAGGCGATGCTGGAGATTTGGGAAGTCGCGGAAGATTTGCCGCGCCTTGAGACTGTCGTGCCCATCACTCGGGCCAAGCGTGCAACGCCCTGGCGCACCGTCGGCATTGCCGCGGCCGTTTGTGCCCTGGCGTTGCCACTGGCAGCGTACAGTGGCTGGAACCTGGGCTTGCTGCCCAATTCGTACCAGCATTTCGAAGCCAGCAATGCGATCCGCCAGGTCACCCTGAGCGATGGCAGCCAAGTCGAGTTGAACCTGGGCACTGAACTGACCTTCAGCAATTACAAGGACCAGCGCCGGGTCTCGCTGGATAAGGGCGAAGCGTTTTTCAGTGTCAGCCATGACGCCAGCCACCCCTTTGTCGTCAAGGCGGCGGACGGCAGGATTCGGGTCACCGGGACCAAATTCAACGTCTGGATGTATGAGGATCAGGTGCGCGTGAATCTGATCGAAGGTTCGGTACTGGTCAGCAGCAACGATGACCTGCCGGGCGATGGTTTGCGTCTGGAGCCATCCATGCAGGCGCGCTATAAACACGGCGACTTCACGCCGCAAATCAGCCAGACCTACGCCAATGACACGTCACTGGCCTGGCGCCACGGCAAACTGGTGCTCGATGACCTGGCGTTATCCGAAGCCCTGCCCCTGATCAATCGCTATCTGGAAAACCCCGTGATGGTGGCTGACAACAGCACCGGCGCGATCCGCCTCGGCGGCATCTACAACATCAAGGAACTCCACAACCTGGTGGCGACGCTGCCCAGGGTGTTGCCGGTCTACCTGACTCGAAACAAGGAAGGCAATCCGGTCCTCAACTCCATTCCGCAACAACCCCCGAAAAGCTGA
- a CDS encoding dermonecrotic toxin domain-containing protein, producing MTTPALPYFFDEAERASAARQPGERENALSFSLDDLNWLKTVYRPTQSARKTHVKPMHAYRLLLSLPGETGIPLAGAFAMSRPNDGEVTLYTPWKGLIKFADMDDLKSKLKEWLAHASGKRELLRFVSIEQRLPLAAAPALDIATSDIEGAVFEDQELVLQQQQEENIQAMAGELVKIPTLQSMLDDTLKHALLKPFPTLDQRLTRLKSFVSTGSAFDNRDKAHTISSMSLSEALLHFYLTNQWPTGDSRVFTHPEHSVSSDIDNQAWESAIKEIAQSFTPHLQSLLETFWNTPMSNGLSRLSFFSDCMRDTFHTRLLHQRQQGTLTTQEYLQLMNVSLAPAPNNPLCIEKVRVTAPLKHFAELASTLMIGGTSTLSFLYNPTRGIEATSNLPAVKKIVLHMLKSEGHEDTLLNFMSLDERGTFLGLEPDDRVVVGEPVIGPAFERMMVDIVEKQRQNLSHALSRYRESEGTLDPHALLDNALDVRGLIDNRLLLAEAAGRWSTRPDRRVSARPATVRAESARQELSLLNSVEQALDQLLEKHPVIPIKTRTFTDAHSLVSISLANLQSSFTHTLSTALRSELKLRAVSRTLGATEQAIIKTVLDTPIHLQRAALNGFFPEVFSLALKTGATATPLKLASCFVLTERGGLDPVHSGKAILWTPALGFEAFNALTPLLEQLERRLKDENHRSMLLENLGRSERLPGKAYTLAPLQRVHGHFLDYLQKPFVDLDQTCVTQALTTPLSPAPLASLLNLVALREPMTGLRRATDIAESLTTQQKLPAWLAKAPIKDLILHGELLQQYLHNVKDDQDYLTGIRSLQRTAHHELEKQLKADDFNIDPDKVRVEISASPRSASSTQTLTDFALTHLKDLDAVFLKLTSLDNTAIPEGMDERYIKDLIRDLKPGVHQQQIVSDALADTSANAERRKLFYTQLPWQLMHHAHAEKLQERLSETGFDLIRQIMDMPDAIARAAVDGAHGIIRPLEFLGIRSGQTVKVPGVYLIGSSADSTAPQVLLAPHSPRHGIKEYESETQLLAELKTQGGLLDWVLMNLENPERILLETRMATPPSRVARATPETPGAPEEEVTLASNPIKGHLFGHLFNDNAALLSRLLGCQSDDKKQSEWATIKHVLGEDLHEAYSFFMGKLAYPVTVWNSYRDIKQSAEDLQTHKWGAAIRAFISGIAQLASLRQSLDTHAPPTATPVAPAPANSDAACKWQDIKVTAPERTALKRHESRHVHLNALKPDSTPGLYAHPTTKQLYGPVEGKVFPVTKRGSRWRIADTQTLGPYLRQNASNQWVIDRNAPPPQFGLMDRLDAAAAAWGGMNIDAHGMPQIRRCFPQKARQIDEALDQATTYAWNSFRNLQLLKASDDAETPVHRLIKRFIDVPQVLPAHVEKLEKVVGDLFTALLDPTLRKTKSNRFVVGRVIEDAYSTFAFIVPNDAKRKIYLAERFFNPGFDLYRQHLSDTAFPINTHARAVTLLHELSHLVCKTEDISYLDPGRPFADLIGTTSVTATDLKNALTHIQDTALSIKTPYTQLFMTRDPDTGVWEDPGNSTYENTDRVKAHILTLTGAENLSGARETFKKDSLTRLAVQLGNADSVAWLISHLGRQLHVNTP from the coding sequence ATGACGACGCCTGCACTGCCGTATTTTTTTGACGAAGCAGAACGCGCATCCGCCGCCAGGCAACCCGGCGAACGGGAAAACGCGCTGAGCTTTAGCCTGGACGATCTGAACTGGCTGAAGACGGTTTATCGACCCACCCAGTCAGCCCGTAAAACGCATGTAAAACCGATGCACGCCTACCGGCTCCTGTTGTCCTTGCCGGGCGAGACCGGCATCCCGTTGGCCGGCGCTTTTGCCATGAGTCGGCCCAACGATGGCGAGGTCACGCTCTACACGCCGTGGAAGGGCTTGATCAAATTCGCGGACATGGACGACCTCAAAAGCAAGCTCAAAGAGTGGTTGGCGCACGCCAGCGGAAAACGTGAACTGTTGCGTTTCGTCTCCATCGAACAACGCTTGCCCCTGGCCGCCGCCCCTGCACTCGACATTGCCACCAGCGACATCGAAGGTGCGGTGTTCGAAGACCAGGAACTCGTCCTTCAGCAACAGCAAGAAGAAAACATCCAGGCGATGGCGGGTGAGCTGGTCAAGATACCCACCTTGCAATCGATGCTCGACGATACCCTCAAGCATGCGCTGCTCAAGCCATTTCCCACACTGGACCAGCGCCTGACTCGGCTGAAGAGTTTTGTCAGTACAGGCTCCGCGTTCGATAACCGTGATAAGGCGCACACGATTTCCTCGATGTCACTGAGCGAGGCCCTCCTGCATTTTTACCTGACGAACCAGTGGCCGACAGGCGATTCCAGGGTGTTTACCCATCCCGAGCACAGCGTCAGCAGCGATATCGACAACCAGGCATGGGAAAGCGCCATAAAGGAGATCGCGCAGAGTTTTACGCCTCACCTGCAAAGCCTGCTTGAGACGTTCTGGAACACGCCCATGAGCAATGGCCTGTCGCGCCTGAGTTTTTTCAGCGACTGCATGCGCGACACGTTTCACACGCGGCTTTTACATCAACGCCAGCAGGGCACTTTAACGACGCAGGAATATCTGCAACTGATGAATGTCAGCCTCGCGCCTGCCCCAAACAATCCCCTTTGCATCGAAAAAGTGCGGGTCACCGCCCCGCTCAAACATTTTGCGGAGCTTGCCTCGACCTTGATGATCGGGGGCACCAGCACCCTGAGTTTTCTGTACAACCCGACCCGAGGCATCGAGGCCACAAGCAACCTGCCCGCGGTGAAAAAAATCGTGCTGCACATGCTCAAAAGCGAGGGGCATGAAGACACACTGCTCAATTTCATGTCGCTGGACGAACGCGGCACTTTTCTTGGGCTGGAACCGGACGATCGAGTCGTTGTGGGAGAGCCGGTCATCGGCCCGGCGTTTGAACGGATGATGGTCGACATCGTGGAGAAACAACGGCAAAACCTCAGCCATGCCTTGAGCCGCTACCGTGAAAGCGAAGGTACGCTGGACCCTCACGCCTTGCTCGACAATGCCCTGGACGTCCGGGGATTGATCGATAACCGCCTGCTCCTGGCTGAGGCCGCAGGACGCTGGAGCACGCGCCCGGACCGCCGCGTCAGCGCGAGACCGGCCACCGTACGTGCCGAGTCGGCCAGACAGGAGCTGTCGCTGCTGAACTCGGTCGAACAGGCGCTCGATCAACTCCTTGAAAAACACCCGGTCATTCCCATCAAAACCCGCACATTCACTGATGCGCACAGCCTCGTCAGTATATCCCTGGCGAATTTGCAATCGAGTTTTACCCATACCCTGTCAACGGCACTGCGCAGTGAATTGAAGCTTCGCGCCGTCTCGCGCACCCTGGGTGCAACGGAACAGGCAATCATCAAAACCGTGCTCGATACCCCGATACACCTGCAACGGGCGGCATTGAACGGTTTTTTTCCGGAGGTCTTTTCCCTGGCATTGAAGACCGGCGCCACCGCGACCCCGTTGAAACTGGCCAGTTGCTTTGTCCTCACTGAACGGGGAGGCCTGGATCCGGTGCACTCGGGCAAAGCCATTTTGTGGACGCCGGCACTGGGATTTGAAGCCTTCAACGCACTGACGCCGCTACTGGAGCAACTCGAGCGACGCCTCAAGGACGAGAATCATCGATCAATGCTCTTGGAAAACCTCGGCCGCAGCGAGCGGTTGCCAGGCAAGGCTTACACCCTGGCGCCACTGCAACGGGTCCATGGGCACTTCCTCGATTATCTGCAAAAGCCCTTTGTCGATCTCGACCAGACCTGCGTCACCCAAGCGTTGACCACCCCGCTCTCTCCCGCACCGCTGGCCAGCCTGCTGAATCTGGTGGCCCTGCGCGAACCGATGACCGGGCTGCGCCGTGCAACCGATATTGCCGAATCCCTGACCACCCAGCAAAAACTGCCGGCCTGGCTGGCCAAGGCGCCAATCAAAGACCTGATCCTGCATGGCGAACTGCTTCAGCAATACCTTCATAACGTCAAAGACGACCAGGATTACCTCACCGGCATCCGCTCGTTGCAGCGCACCGCGCACCATGAGCTGGAAAAACAACTCAAGGCAGACGACTTCAACATTGATCCGGACAAGGTCCGGGTCGAGATCAGCGCGAGCCCGAGGTCTGCGTCCAGCACCCAAACCCTGACCGACTTTGCCTTGACTCACCTCAAGGACCTGGACGCCGTCTTCCTCAAACTGACGTCCCTGGATAACACAGCCATTCCAGAAGGCATGGACGAACGCTATATCAAAGACCTGATACGCGACCTGAAACCGGGTGTGCATCAACAGCAAATAGTGAGCGACGCCCTGGCAGACACCTCGGCGAACGCGGAACGCAGGAAGCTTTTTTACACACAGTTGCCCTGGCAACTGATGCACCACGCCCACGCAGAAAAACTGCAGGAACGCCTCAGCGAAACCGGGTTTGATCTGATCCGCCAGATCATGGACATGCCCGACGCCATCGCCCGTGCGGCAGTCGACGGTGCCCATGGCATCATCCGCCCCCTGGAGTTCCTCGGTATCAGGAGCGGGCAAACCGTCAAAGTGCCTGGCGTCTATCTGATCGGCTCATCGGCCGATAGCACGGCACCGCAGGTGCTGCTCGCACCGCACAGCCCCAGGCACGGGATAAAAGAATACGAAAGCGAAACACAGTTGCTGGCAGAACTGAAGACCCAGGGCGGACTGCTCGACTGGGTCCTCATGAACCTGGAGAACCCTGAACGGATCCTGCTGGAGACCCGAATGGCGACGCCCCCGAGCCGGGTCGCGAGAGCCACGCCGGAGACTCCTGGCGCCCCCGAGGAGGAAGTTACCCTGGCGTCGAATCCCATCAAGGGCCACCTGTTCGGGCACTTGTTCAACGACAATGCCGCGTTGCTCAGCCGATTGCTCGGTTGTCAGTCCGATGACAAGAAGCAGAGTGAGTGGGCAACCATCAAGCACGTACTGGGTGAAGACCTGCACGAGGCGTACTCGTTTTTCATGGGTAAACTCGCTTACCCCGTCACGGTGTGGAACAGTTACCGTGACATCAAGCAATCCGCCGAAGACCTGCAGACGCACAAATGGGGCGCGGCCATCAGGGCATTCATCAGCGGGATCGCACAGCTCGCTTCGCTGCGCCAGTCGTTGGACACTCACGCGCCACCGACGGCTACGCCAGTCGCACCGGCACCAGCAAACTCCGATGCCGCCTGCAAATGGCAGGACATCAAGGTCACCGCCCCCGAGCGCACAGCCTTGAAGCGTCATGAAAGCCGCCATGTCCACCTGAACGCGCTGAAGCCCGACTCGACGCCCGGGCTCTACGCGCACCCCACGACGAAACAGCTTTACGGGCCGGTTGAAGGCAAAGTTTTTCCGGTGACAAAACGCGGCAGCCGCTGGCGCATCGCAGATACACAGACCCTCGGCCCTTATCTGCGACAAAACGCATCGAATCAATGGGTAATCGACCGGAATGCACCGCCTCCGCAATTCGGCCTCATGGATCGGCTGGATGCGGCGGCAGCGGCCTGGGGTGGCATGAACATCGACGCCCATGGAATGCCGCAGATACGCCGGTGTTTCCCACAGAAGGCTCGTCAGATCGACGAAGCGCTGGACCAGGCAACGACCTATGCCTGGAACAGCTTTCGAAACCTGCAGTTGCTGAAGGCATCCGATGACGCGGAAACCCCCGTGCATCGACTCATCAAACGCTTCATCGATGTGCCGCAAGTGCTGCCCGCGCATGTCGAGAAACTGGAAAAAGTCGTGGGCGACCTGTTTACCGCGTTATTGGACCCTACACTCAGAAAGACCAAGTCCAATCGTTTTGTCGTCGGCCGGGTAATCGAGGATGCCTACAGCACATTCGCCTTTATCGTCCCGAATGACGCCAAGCGGAAGATTTATCTGGCGGAAAGGTTCTTCAATCCGGGTTTCGACTTATACCGCCAACATCTTTCCGATACAGCATTTCCGATCAACACGCATGCCCGGGCGGTGACCCTTTTGCATGAGCTTTCGCACCTTGTCTGTAAAACCGAGGACATTTCCTACCTGGACCCTGGCAGGCCCTTTGCCGACCTGATTGGCACAACCAGCGTGACAGCCACCGATCTCAAAAATGCATTGACCCACATCCAGGACACCGCACTGTCGATCAAGACCCCTTACACACAACTGTTCATGACCCGGGATCCAGACACCGGGGTGTGGGAAGATCCGGGAAATTCCACTTATGAAAATACGGATCGGGTGAAAGCGCATATTTTGACGTTGACCGGCGCAGAAAACCTGAGCGGTGCTCGCGAAACCTTTAAAAAAGATTCCCTGACTCGCCTGGCGGTGCAACTCGGCAATGCCGACAGCGTGGCTTGGTTAATCAGTCATCTCGGCCGCCAGTTACACGTCAATACACCTTGA
- a CDS encoding Ldh family oxidoreductase, with protein MTASPEMAVSSANSTLDFDSLVLLLERIFVRHGTSAEVARTLALNCAGAERDGAHSHGVFRIPGYVSTLKSGWVNGQAVPVVEDVASGFVRVDAGNGFAQPALAAARALLVEKARSAGIAVLAIRNSHHFAALWPDVEPFAYEGLVALSVVNSMTCVVPHGADRPLFGTNPIAFAAPRADGDPIVFDLATSAIAHGDVQIAARKGERLPAGMGVDSLGQPTQDPKAILEGGALLPFGGHKGSALSMMVELLAAALTGGNFSFEFDWKNHPGAKTPWTGQLLIVIDPSKAAGQNFAERSQELVRQMHGVGLKRLPGDRRHHQRAKSSVGGIQLDADTLANLRELAGA; from the coding sequence ATGACCGCTTCGCCTGAAATGGCAGTCAGTTCGGCCAACTCAACCCTGGATTTTGATTCTCTCGTCCTGTTGCTCGAACGCATTTTCGTTCGCCATGGCACCTCCGCCGAGGTCGCCAGGACACTGGCTCTCAACTGCGCGGGCGCCGAACGCGATGGCGCCCACAGTCACGGCGTATTTCGCATTCCCGGTTACGTCTCGACGCTGAAGAGCGGCTGGGTCAATGGCCAGGCCGTGCCGGTGGTAGAAGACGTGGCGTCGGGTTTTGTCCGGGTCGACGCCGGCAACGGTTTCGCTCAACCGGCGCTCGCCGCTGCCCGCGCCTTGCTGGTGGAAAAGGCCCGCAGTGCCGGTATCGCGGTGCTGGCGATTCGCAATTCCCATCACTTCGCGGCGTTGTGGCCGGACGTCGAACCGTTCGCCTATGAAGGATTGGTGGCGTTGAGCGTGGTCAACAGCATGACCTGCGTGGTGCCGCATGGCGCCGATCGCCCGCTGTTCGGTACCAACCCGATTGCTTTCGCCGCCCCGCGCGCGGACGGTGATCCGATAGTCTTTGACCTGGCCACCAGTGCTATCGCCCATGGCGATGTGCAGATCGCTGCACGCAAGGGTGAGCGTTTGCCGGCGGGCATGGGCGTGGATAGCCTCGGTCAGCCCACCCAGGACCCGAAAGCGATTCTTGAAGGCGGGGCGTTGCTGCCGTTTGGCGGGCATAAAGGTTCGGCGCTGTCGATGATGGTGGAGCTGTTGGCGGCGGCGTTGACCGGCGGCAACTTCTCGTTCGAGTTCGACTGGAAGAACCACCCCGGTGCCAAAACACCATGGACCGGACAGTTGTTGATCGTGATCGATCCGAGCAAGGCCGCCGGACAGAATTTTGCCGAGCGCAGCCAGGAACTGGTGCGGCAGATGCACGGTGTGGGGCTTAAGCGGTTGCCGGGTGATCGACGTCACCATCAGCGGGCCAAATCCAGCGTGGGTGGCATTCAGCTGGATGCGGACACGCTGGCGAATTTGCGGGAGTTGGCCGGCGCCTAG
- a CDS encoding DUF883 family protein — translation MARKTAAQVAEDQIKDQAFSDLQALIEESEKLLKSSASLVGEEADTLRGQIAQKLQQARDSVTSVRDRTLPAVEATETYIGGHPWQTVAISAGFGLVVGLLLGRR, via the coding sequence ATGGCCCGGAAAACTGCCGCACAAGTCGCTGAAGACCAAATCAAGGACCAGGCTTTCAGCGATCTACAGGCGCTGATCGAAGAGTCGGAAAAACTGCTGAAAAGCAGCGCGTCGCTGGTCGGTGAAGAAGCAGACACGCTTCGCGGACAGATCGCCCAGAAACTCCAGCAGGCACGGGACTCGGTCACCAGCGTTCGCGACCGCACCCTCCCGGCGGTCGAAGCCACTGAAACCTACATTGGCGGGCATCCATGGCAAACCGTGGCCATTTCCGCCGGTTTTGGTTTGGTTGTCGGGTTGTTGCTGGGCCGCCGTTAA
- a CDS encoding LysR substrate-binding domain-containing protein, with amino-acid sequence MNQMNIATVDLNLLKVFEALHEESSASRAALRLGVTQSAVSAALRRLREVYGDQLFVRTGRGLAPTLKANQLKPVVSDALNKCRQSLAMVDPTANHYDGRSVTVGLSDDFEIAYGRRLIEEIARCAPKLRLIFRQTHSQIVAQALMERSIDLAITAGGFAERLLSRQVLGEGDYLCLVDPISLVAGQQAIDLEEFVTREHILVSSGGFIGITDEGLAALGLSRRVCASTTHFAALPHLLKGSQAVATIPAHAARSLAALTGLALLPCPLALSRYPIELGWRTSTQLDPVVLKVREAIVAIFASP; translated from the coding sequence ATGAACCAAATGAATATCGCCACCGTCGATCTCAACCTGCTCAAAGTGTTCGAAGCCTTGCATGAAGAGTCCAGCGCCAGCCGTGCGGCGTTGCGCCTGGGCGTCACGCAGTCGGCGGTCAGCGCGGCATTGCGCCGGCTGCGCGAGGTCTACGGCGATCAATTGTTCGTACGCACGGGACGAGGCCTCGCACCCACGCTCAAGGCCAATCAGTTGAAACCGGTGGTCAGCGACGCATTGAACAAATGCCGCCAAAGCCTGGCGATGGTCGATCCGACCGCCAATCACTACGATGGCCGCTCGGTCACGGTCGGTTTGTCAGATGATTTCGAAATCGCCTACGGCCGTCGCTTGATCGAGGAAATCGCCCGCTGCGCGCCGAAGCTGCGGCTGATATTCCGCCAGACTCACAGTCAGATCGTCGCGCAGGCGTTGATGGAGCGCAGCATCGATCTGGCGATCACGGCCGGCGGGTTCGCCGAGCGATTGCTGAGTCGTCAGGTGCTGGGCGAAGGTGATTATTTGTGTCTGGTAGACCCGATCAGCCTGGTCGCGGGACAGCAGGCCATCGACCTTGAGGAATTCGTCACCCGTGAACATATTCTGGTGTCATCGGGTGGCTTTATCGGGATCACCGACGAAGGATTGGCCGCGTTGGGCCTGAGCCGGCGAGTATGCGCTTCGACCACACATTTCGCGGCGCTGCCGCATTTGCTCAAGGGCAGTCAGGCGGTGGCGACCATTCCGGCGCATGCCGCTCGAAGCCTTGCAGCGCTCACCGGGCTGGCGCTGCTGCCCTGCCCTTTGGCGTTGTCGCGTTACCCGATCGAACTGGGCTGGCGCACCAGCACTCAGCTCGATCCGGTGGTGTTGAAAGTGCGTGAGGCAATTGTCGCGATTTTTGCAAGCCCGTAG
- a CDS encoding carbon-nitrogen hydrolase family protein — translation MPKSIVAALQIGALPGGKAETLEQILSFESAILEARAALVVMPEALLGGYPKGEGFGTQLGYRLPEGREAFARYFANAIDVPGAETEALAGLSARTGANLVIGVIERAGSTLYCTALYFDPQAGLVAKHRKLMPTGTERLIWGKGDGSTLPVIDSQVGRIGAVVCWENMMPLLRTAMYAKGVEVWCAPTVDEREMWQVSMRHIAHEGRCFVVSACQVQDSPQALGVEIANWPADRPLIAGGSVIVGPMGDVLAGPLRGGRGLLSAEIDTDDLIRARYDYDVVGHYARPDVFELSVDERAKPGVRFNT, via the coding sequence ATGCCCAAGTCAATCGTAGCTGCACTGCAAATCGGCGCCTTGCCCGGCGGCAAGGCCGAGACCCTGGAACAGATTCTCTCGTTCGAAAGCGCCATCCTTGAAGCCCGTGCGGCGCTGGTGGTCATGCCCGAAGCGCTGCTGGGCGGATACCCCAAAGGTGAAGGTTTTGGCACCCAACTGGGTTATCGCCTGCCGGAAGGTCGTGAAGCCTTTGCCCGTTATTTCGCCAATGCCATCGATGTGCCTGGGGCGGAAACCGAAGCGCTGGCCGGGCTGTCGGCGCGTACGGGGGCGAACCTGGTGATCGGTGTGATTGAGCGCGCTGGCAGCACGCTGTATTGCACCGCGCTGTATTTCGATCCGCAGGCCGGGCTGGTGGCGAAGCACCGCAAGCTGATGCCGACCGGCACCGAACGGCTGATCTGGGGCAAGGGCGATGGCTCGACGCTGCCGGTGATCGACAGCCAGGTCGGGCGGATCGGCGCGGTAGTGTGCTGGGAAAACATGATGCCGCTGCTGCGCACCGCGATGTACGCCAAAGGCGTGGAGGTGTGGTGCGCGCCAACGGTGGATGAACGGGAGATGTGGCAGGTCAGCATGCGCCATATCGCCCATGAAGGCCGCTGCTTTGTGGTCAGTGCCTGTCAGGTTCAGGATTCGCCGCAAGCCTTGGGCGTTGAAATCGCCAACTGGCCGGCGGACCGGCCGTTGATTGCGGGGGGCAGTGTGATCGTAGGGCCGATGGGCGACGTACTGGCGGGGCCGCTGCGGGGAGGGCGCGGTTTGCTCAGCGCTGAAATCGACACTGACGACCTGATCCGCGCGCGTTACGACTACGACGTCGTCGGCCACTATGCGCGCCCGGATGTGTTCGAGTTGAGCGTGGATGAACGCGCCAAACCGGGCGTGCGGTTCAACACATAA
- a CDS encoding LEA type 2 family protein, which produces MRSVHAVVLSLLLLSLSACALFPNRDPLNINVVGFEPLQSQDMEVRFAVKIRVQNPNETAIDYNGVALDLSVNGQPLASGVSDQSGSIGRFSETVLSVPVSVSAFSVLRQTLGLSQTQTLNNLPYVLRGKLAGGLFGTMRFTDSGKLSLPGSTVGTW; this is translated from the coding sequence ATGCGCAGTGTCCACGCCGTTGTCCTTTCCCTCCTTTTATTGTCCCTGAGCGCCTGCGCCCTGTTTCCCAATCGCGACCCGCTGAACATCAATGTGGTCGGTTTCGAGCCGTTGCAAAGCCAGGACATGGAAGTGCGTTTCGCAGTGAAAATCCGCGTACAGAATCCCAATGAAACCGCGATCGACTACAACGGCGTGGCGCTGGACCTGTCAGTCAACGGCCAGCCCCTCGCCTCCGGCGTCAGTGATCAGTCGGGCTCGATCGGGCGCTTTTCCGAGACAGTGCTGAGCGTGCCGGTGAGCGTTTCGGCGTTCTCGGTGCTGCGCCAGACTTTGGGCCTGAGCCAGACCCAAACGTTGAACAACCTGCCTTATGTCTTGCGCGGCAAACTGGCGGGCGGTTTGTTCGGCACGATGCGATTTACAGACAGCGGCAAGCTCAGTTTGCCGGGATCGACAGTCGGCACCTGGTAA